The Helicoverpa zea isolate HzStark_Cry1AcR chromosome 2, ilHelZeax1.1, whole genome shotgun sequence DNA window CTAACAGGATATGTCTGTTTATTGACGCTCAGTCGTTCAGCCAGTTCTCACAGTTGCAGGCTGGTCACCAGCTTGGCAGGATACCTTGGTATTAAGTGATGATGAAGACTTTCTATATCATGTTTGTGTTTGGAGTTGTTAAATGTGAGTTTTGTAgcgttcttttgttttattgtacctTTCATGAGCATTTTACTTGAGACTACCTTCGTTTTTACCTTCGATTCTCTTAAGTGAAAcgatttcaaaattaaagaaaatagaaaACTATTTGACAGCAAATTAAAACACGAGAATCGCAGAAAAAAGTGAGCAACTAAATTAAGAAACTTTAATATAGCTTGTGCTTATtgataacaatataaataatgttgctacagaaattattttaaaaaatcgtgTTGTACTTAAACGCGGTCACTCACCGAAAAGCTGACCGAACCAAAATACAgctaaaacctaaaaataagacAAAGTATTACAACTAAATTACGAGTGGCAAAGCGCAGCCAAGTTCTTTGCTTCACCATTAAATATAGCCTAAAGAAATGTGACCAGATTCGTGCCAACTAACACTggggttttttatttttggcatgTTGAACACTGTTTGAATTATATGCTACAATATGTTTGTGatctttatttcttttgtttttaatataactgCTAGATTAACTACGGGTTAAAGCACGCTTTGTACGAAAATGTGAGAATCTGTTTCCATTTCTTCTAAGTTTGCTTTTGCTTACGGAAAATAGACTTATTGCATTAGaacataaaattgcattttctttgtttcagatACCAACAGTCAGTATCTCGCAATGGGAAACAATAGAAAACTTGACACGGCAAAAACAACATGCGATCCGTCAGCCAAATCTTCATTAGTGGAACATTTTTTCAACATAATCTTCACAGAATTTCATGCCACACCCCCGGTTTGCGTCTGTGTTCAAATGTGCCCTGAACAACCGACTTACTGCTACCCAAATGGATGTTTGCGAAGAACGGAGAAGAATAAAAAGGTCGAAGTACCACTCCCCGTCACTAGAATCAGTGAAAATACCAAACCGATCTTCTTTATCGATGAAAAGAATGATTTCATGAATGATTTCCTTACGAAGAATTACATCGATGATAATACACCAGTAAATCCTCCAAGTAAGTGCACTGTAagacactaatataataatcttCAAAAAACTAATCAACGGCAACGTCCTATTTGGCTGTCTGCATTTTGATCCTTGTAAACATTCTGACTATTGCATAATTCTAAgtcaaacttttaatttttcccATTTTGTTTTAGTACCACCGCCATCTGAAAATACTGCGGTAGCTAATATGCGTCCAGACCCATTTAAAGACAGATACAAGATCCTATTCAAATTTAAGAAAATGCCAAAAGTGGAATTGAAGTACAATCTCGGTGAACAAGTAAAGAATATGAAATCAGATGTGTTGAATATGAAATCTGAAAATGTAGATGTGTCAAGAACAAGATGGCCGATGAACAAAATTGATCGTCGTTTGGGAGGTCAGCGATCTATGCACAGTGAACCACAGGTACAAAAAGGTACAACAAATCCAAGATATTTCATGAATATCTTCCCTGACAAAGACGTCACAAGTTATCCACCAAAATACTTCAAAAGAGAATTAACTAATAACACGCATAGCGAAGATGAAAAAGTCAACATCAAAGCTATCTATGTAGTAGGCAAAACTGAATCAGAAAATAATGCCTTTTCGTTAGAAAAGCTAATTGATAGTTTAATTGAAAGCAGTTTTGATAACAACACCACGACACCCGAAGCTGAGGTAGAATATAAGCCTGTAGTCAATCAAACAGATGTTAATATTGAAGAGCAGAACAAAACCGCGATCAAAGAAGACACTACGAGGCGTTCAATGAAGAATGAGACCACAAACATAATATCGATGAACTTGACAAACGAAAATGTGGACAAGAACAAATATTCAGATGACATTATGAGCTCGCATAATGTGAGTGAAATGATAGCCACGTTATCTAAAAGGATAGATAAGCAGAATAATACGAGTTTAGAAATGATGAGGCGGATAACCGGTGACTTTGAATTTGATACATTGAACACAACAACAGAAAGGCCCATTGAAGGAACTTTACTTACTACAAGTGAACCTTCTACTGTAGAATACACAAGTTCTTCAACGGAATATGAAACTAGAACGACAAGAAAAATACGACTAAGGCAAAGAATTGTAAGACGACTTCAACAtagcaaaaataattaacattaaagtAATTGTATTCTACCTTTAAGATTCAAATGACTTGTTTTGTAAAGTAAATAGTTctgctttttaattaaaaactatttttttgtaaactcgTTTGCTCTTGACAAtccttaaataataattgagagTCATTGCCAATTTACTGAAATGTCTATGAAATACATAATTCATAGTGTTTGCGTAAAAGCTAGAGTTAGAAATAATTGGAACTAAATTGGTGGCTTTGTTGTTTATTCAAAGAGAAGCTTTGATTTAGTGTTTTAATAGCAGTTTCAGCTGTTTCTAATAAGACTATTATAATGCAGTTATCAACatgacattatatttttagcaGAAATAAATGGCTTTCTTGGATGCTATTTAGGAATTAAACATTGAAAAAATTCTACAGTtgctttcagtttttttttctcaaaaacttCTCAAAGGCAAACTTAGTAACAAAATTCCAAGTAGTAAATCGCGCTGAAAATAATCTTACCAACGTAATGGATACTCTTAAGAGGCTCGAGTTAACCTAACCAGGTTACGTTAATATTCTGAGTCAAAATGCAATATGGCTAACGAAATAACATTGCACGTGAATGTGTTTTCCAATTACAGGGTGGAGTCGGCGTAACAGGCACACAAAGGGAATACGTGATGTGTCAAGCATTTCAATACCTTTGCTTACTCTGCAGTTTATTGAAATCTGGTGCACGTATAACACTCTAGCTGTGTGTATGTGTGGGTTTTGTCGTGTGTAGAGTTTGTTTATGTGTGTGTTTTGGTGTTCGGAGGTGTCGTCTTGTTTGGTAGTCCAATGCTTGTTTCAAAGCATATGAATCTATTTGTTTTAGATCCTATGATGGTATGATGGTGTATTCCATTCTTGCCGACTGCACCCGAGTGAGGGTTTAAGTATTTTCTTTGTGAAAGTATACTGGTAAGGTAAAGCTAAAACATGCTAAAATGTTTTTACTAATTCTTTTAttgtttggtaaaaaaataacttcaaaccAGCCCTAAAAATCTGTTAAGAAAAAATCGACTGACCCAAAATTCTACCCCTATCCCTCAATTGTCAGGGCTCAAAAAATACTCATAACAAGCGACATTGTTCCGATTAATTCACCTTACCGCGTAAATCATTCGCAATGAAAACTGTAATTTTGGACGATACAGTTAGACctcccgcacactgcaaacttttaatcggccgatagtttgtttgggcccGTAAATCATTCTGAAAATAATGGTAGTAAACACTAAACAGAATACAAAGATGaggtatttagccagtatcagaccgactgaaagcAACTAAGATTgctttcagtcggtctgatactggctaaattgaaaactttctttaaaaatttcCAACTTTCGAGTCTTAGTCTGCCGTTTACGGGTATTCTTATACAGAAATTGTATAGAAAGGGTTGAATGTAATGGTGGAAAGCATCTGTGTCCATCCCATGAAATGTGTCGAACAACGTTAAGCTGGTTCTCAACCTTTCGCTGGACTTTCCCTATGGACGAAATATTTAATCTACATACTTTGTAAAGTATGAATGACCTAGAAATAGCGGTATATAGGTGATCCTTCAAAAAGGTACGTGTCATGTTGGTGCGATGTATGAATGTGgatgaaataaaacatgtaaaGAGTACGTGGTCATTTATGTGTCCACTTCAATGTTAAATTACATTCATGTAAATATTCTAGTAAAATATGAGAGGGTAACATAAAGTGGATATCTTACTCATGTATGTATgcctacatatacatatatgtatttgtaacaCACCACTTCACACGCAAAAACTGCTCGAAGGCATTTGATGTATTCTATGTGTGAGCTTAGATATCAAAATGGCACATATGCTATTTTATACTCTTGTGCAGggagtagaagattgtcgtggtatgggcatgtaatgaggagggatgatacgcatgcaacaaagtgtgtgctaggtatgaatgtagatggatggagaggaagaggaagacctaagaaaagatggatggattgcctgaaagatgatatgaataggaagggagtgagtgtcagtatgacgaatgacaggggaaaatggaagaaaatgacatattgcgccgaccccaagtaaaattggggcagggagtaataaaataaaaaataagtaagtatttttcGTTTTAAGTGACAGCAAATTCAGAAGTAATAGGtacatttaggtatttattttagcaCACGAAAATCCAAGCGATCCTTTTGATTGCAACATAGCAACTTGCAACATTGAGAACCACAGCCCACGACCTCCATTAGCGCTATTATAGCAATATAAAAGTGGGATATTAACTGTAATAAGCCTTCATTGGCCTGTATAAGATTATTACACGGATATAGATTATTACTAGCTGTGCGCGCCTTTCTGCTGAGATTGTCTTTTTGGATTAACGGGATAAACGGGGAAAGTCGTCTGCATAAGTTTTAGAAAATGCTTCAAAATGTTCACTTGCCTCTATGGCTAGCCTATGTCACAAGGGAAAATGGAGCTTTCtgacagtgaaagattttttgaaattggttagTTCGTTTCAGGGAATTttcatgtcaaacaaacaatcaaatctttattctttataaaattagtgtCGATTTATctagtttaataattattatttcaaacgataacctattgttttgttattaaacAGATATCTAGCAACAATGATGGGGTTAACAGATCATTAgacaaattgtaataaaatattgatacaaaTACAAAACTGCATCTCATAGTGACttagtatttaaattatattaacacATGTTGTGTACACTGTGTTGCAGATAATATGGGTGCTTGTAAATGGTTTGTTTTGCATAGTTTACTTAAATAGGTCATTGCACCAATGTTGTATAATTATAAGCGAAAGCATAATTCATGtgtaattggttttatttatcttcTATGTATTAGGAGGATTTTAACCAAATGAAAGCTTTTAGAACCCTTTACATTGAATTGgaatgtttaaatattattcttcCTTATTTATCctaaagaaaaatgtttatttgtgttacaaaatatatctaaatccattcagtaaaggacattgttccggctccatacatgttctgcctaagaaccgttcgaatggaaagtgacttctataaactcttaaaattatatggaatcctatgaaataagttttcacgaacggacacttcaggaaactaaaataattacgaaaaaagttaatattttgaggttataaataaaaaataaccaagcttgcgtgaaatatcagagtagtattatcaaactacactatacaaaaaatcaacaatactatgtacagctctatatgttctcttctagatctaggaaaagactactctactagatactaggaaaagagatagtaaatagtcaagtttaagataattctttgacaatgatcattttataaagttgcattttctgtctgtccctttgaatgctttagatctttaaaactacgcaatggatttgggtgcgattttttttaatagatagagtaggtcaagaggaaggtttacaccaaggttttacattgccaccgtgcgaagacggggcgtgtgactagttttcataaatgcttagaatttttatgaaaaacaactacctaaacgcttttgctttcaacgttacgtttcttaatatatagtgaatccactttggatttgtgataaaacgcataagtttccaaaatggaagagttccattcaccacaattcataaaatatcgatattattacgatggagaattatttatttaaatgattgttactacttttatattagacagttacctagctatctacatgccataaggcgggaatcgaacccgcggtctattaccaagaaggcacagaccatactaaaaatgtcattaccacacaaaataatttaacagttaaagtaaggtttaccaataacaatgaaagaggttttcgaggatgtgcaataaaaacaatatttatattcaattaaaggtttttaatcatcaatatttctcaataatatatctaagaactgagctttggtatctcgcccagcttaaataccagataatagtcattatgtgggcacaacagcccactgttctacgcccaacgatacaattgcaacagtatgcctgatggtaggagcttcttacaaagtacacaattgcgtccaacagtgcattgcatcttattatgctcgactgcttcagaccaacacgtcgtacatataaggtcatgagcttcaacctgtaataataaatacaaaaaatcattagtaaatatcaagtaacttgcaattgtggcaattgatttgaaaaccgagaaattgtgtgcttatgaaaacataagtaggtagtaacattcttatcaaaattagaaaaacacattcgtagaccacttaccatacggggaacagtccattgttgtatgcaacgaagtatatcttcgttttctaataccaaagaacctccagcagatccacaatttatacaatatactatattctgcatccattgttgtaattataatataactaaattcgatcacagacagagcaatatccgaaaatgctagtaaaatccagtccagttctttacacaaagccgagtctaccaagtacgcaatctaatcggagtccgtaatcaagccaaagttgttagaataaaaccatgaaacgcatagaaaatcacaaaagaaacgatagtcgcaaagcaatcaaaccaatcaaactgacttctagcaaactgactgaagtacaccagtgttgccaattacgaaaactataatcctactcgaatgccaagctagaaattcgcgattcgctcaaaaccatcttaaaacattatacagaatactagcttttttctagctagtcagtttaggtatttaaatgaataaagtgttaccaactaattttaataaccgacttcggaaagtaggttctcattcgatccgtatttaccgaaatcccgaaaacttccgaaactggcagcactggctgacggaaacattttataaggcatcaataattgtgaccctactttttatttggaatttatttatttgaagtgtccgtggaatactaaaatatgtttcaaacaatataaaaataaataaaaattatagtataatttatattcacatcggttcttaggccaaaattgaacaatgtcctttcatAGACACATTTTCAGGACAGAAGTTTACCGACCATCTAAGACATACTCAGAAATGTTAGCCACGTTTAACTTCAGTTAGTGTTCGTAAAAGaggtaaatgaataaaaataattaggcgTTCGTCacgtgtttaagaaaaaaaattacagagaGTTTATTAAACacttgtttaacttttttgtagtaagaccatttaGTGTCCCTGTTTTTTTTGCAACGCACAACGGCCATAAACGGTCACATGTACTTAAATTGTATGTAAACATTATTAGTATCATTTAAAAGCATGATTATTTACACAAGCAAGATAGTATTGCTTAGTCACCACTATCAATGATGGCGGTTTCCACTATCATCACAGAATAAAGATCTActacagttgtgaagctacatACTAACATTCGTaaaaaatgtcactcacacacgcatgtgcatcgacgagcttttaccggcgctatcggtgctgtcagtactAAGTGTCGTCCTTCGAGCACGTGAGTGtatgagtgacattgttacgaacgttagtacttagcttcacaactgtttacaagagaatatattcAAACTGTGGGCCAACTAACCTTTGACATTCTGGGTCGTTTTTTTCACGTTGTTTACCTTATTTATGTCACTTCAGACGGATCATCTTTTATAACGAGACAGACTAATGCTTAGTCATAATATCGGAATTGGTTACTATGGGTCTTATCATTGAATTGACCTGATCTCTCTTATCAAAATCATGGCAtgtgatttttattataaacaaggTTGATAGTTTTTGAAAATCATGCATCATCAGCAAAAAGTGGAGATAACTAGGTTTGTGGAAGATCACGAGGTTGGTGATGTAGAGTGGGTGGTTGTCATGCGATGGACGAGTGAAAATAGGGTATCACGCCTGTTATGGGAAATAGAATAGAAGAAAATGTCCATGAATGTCATGTTTGCATCTGATAGAATAGCAAAGCGCTTgataagaaattaaataaaaaagaaaaaagaatgaattttattttgctttacaTTGCTATTACACGGGTAAGGGTGGTGCATATAATTACAGGATCTTTCTAAGTGCAACCCGCTACTGCCTCCCATCATAAACTGAACCTTGATTTATTCAAaaaagcaaagaaaaaaatacatccaATTTGTACAGGAAACAAAGCAGGGCCATTCAGAAGAGTCTTTTCTATTAAGTTGTGCGAGAAAAAGTTTTTCCATCTGATCCATTAAGCTGAGGCAAGACACTCGGTTTGCCCGTATATTCTAATAACGTTtggaccatggagaacaaaatgactagcggagatgtcgtaacgcaaaatctcctaagaaagtagcgcggcaaaatgcgggtgttcggaggACGAAGAACATTACTACGCTTTTATTAGAACCaatccattattttcaaaattaaatcaccaatcaatcaagaccaatctttgacagattggttttgatttaacAAGGCAGCCATACGTCTCGTTAgatctagtaactgatcacgcctaccgtatgCTGCTTGAcgtacaagaaggcgcctgacctaccttccttatggcatctccgctatctttccttcctccgtgattcGGACTAATACTATTTATTCGCTAATAAAATTACAGCTTGAGTTATATTGCAGTTTATAGGGCTATTTAAGGTGTGTTCCTAAGATGTAATTATTGTACTTCTTTGTAATGGAACCGAAATATCTTCTACTTTACTTTTTTGGCGTAAATGGCAAAATGGTGCGGCTATTTTCTTAAGTTGGTTAGACATTGGTCTCCAATCTAGAGGTAAGTTAGTGTGCCTAAATATGTCATTGTAATACTTATTGATGTGACTTCTATGTACAATTTTGTAATACTGGTACTTTGTAATCTAGGCACACTAAGTTTCGTCTAACTAGTTACGAAGAAGTAACGAGATTGTTATACGATGCTTTAATGGcaagaattaaattaataaaaaggcaATTTAAGTAATTCGTGACCAGTTTCAAAATGACAATATATTCTTTCTTTTAGATGCTTAAGATTGCCTTCTTAAGTATGAAAAAACTACACTTTATGGGAGATaaagtgaagaaaaaatatgccGGTGTCACGACCACATAAAAATCCCTTCTAgccaaaaaacacaaaacacaaGCTGGTATCTAAGCCCCTATATATTCTTATACTTGTAAAACCCATTAAGTTTGTCCGTAAATTGCGAAAGAACTTTTTGCGGCACCGAATTTTTGGCCAAACATCTTGATAACTCTTTTTGGACGACCCAAAATGATTTAGGGTTGTTTCTTACAGTTCTTGCGCTGAGATAAAAACGAATGTCgcttttctaatattttttgaagcACGAATTTGGCCTGTTTTGTGCAATACGAGTGGTCTTAAAAAcacagtcatcatcatcatttttgcAGAGCCTTTTTTCATTCTGAGACATAGTGAGCAAACACCACGGCGTGTTCAAGGCGGATTAGTCATATAAAACATGAAATCTTTGACAATAGGGTTCAAGATTTTTGGACTTTAATATTCCTTGGTTTTCCCATTACCCGAGTAAGTCAATCAAGGCACTCAAATCTATGAAACTACTCTTGCTCTTTTCTCTAGGTTTCAATATCTaaggtgaaataaaaatatctcccATAGTTTTGTGTACGTTACGGATTAAGCCCGAAGTGCGTCTACCAGAGGTTTATTTCGATCTTGTCATGAAAGCATAACACCCAGATCAAAGCAGTTGAGTAAACGATACACGTTAGTAATCAGCCTATACATGGTAGTAGGTTAGTCCAAGTGGCACTATAGGAATTTCCCAGAACAGCCTTAGGAGACTAACGCATCGGACCatgcattattaatttattggaaTTCCAAGTAGAGGGAAGTCATCAGGGTAACATTGTAATCCTTCTTCATATCAATACAGCTGTTGCTTCAGGTTTCACTTGCGTCCTGAGATACCTATGTACTATCTGCGTCAGATAACATCTATCTCCGTCTACAGGGTATGACTTATAACCAGGTTTGGCATGTTGACCATGAGAGTTGAAGAAACAAAATCACTTTGGAATTTACACGAGTAATGGCGTAAAAGTTATTTACGCCTACGGATTCACTCGGGCAGTATGGTGTTAAAAAGTCTCCTCATAATCCACGCTGTCGGGTAGATCCATGTCATTTTAGGTTTTTATCTTAACGGTCAAACCGTTTAAGAGTAAAACGTAAAAAAACCTATTTCCTCTTGGTTTTTAAAACCCACGTCATGGGAACCGAACTTCCCGCAACCGAAGGGAAGGAAGGTAGAAGTAACCTACGCCCTTTTTCAGTCAAAAGTATCTTCTTATATAAGTGCGATATATACACAGACAAAGTTACATTTCATCAGTACTAAGGATAAGTTATACCTACGAATAACGTGATTGACAGCTACCTATATCACTGTAAGCGATCAATTGACACATCTTATCCGATAGAGCGTTTAATTGAATATTTGATGGACAGAACCGCCCTGTAATTTCACGGTTGTGATCAATCAATTAATTTCGCATTGCCAAATGGACCGCAAGGCTTGGATTACGGTATTTTTGGGTTAGTTTATGAATTAGACAt harbors:
- the LOC124642352 gene encoding uncharacterized protein LOC124642352; protein product: MMKTFYIMFVFGVVKYTNSQYLAMGNNRKLDTAKTTCDPSAKSSLVEHFFNIIFTEFHATPPVCVCVQMCPEQPTYCYPNGCLRRTEKNKKVEVPLPVTRISENTKPIFFIDEKNDFMNDFLTKNYIDDNTPVNPPIPPPSENTAVANMRPDPFKDRYKILFKFKKMPKVELKYNLGEQVKNMKSDVLNMKSENVDVSRTRWPMNKIDRRLGGQRSMHSEPQVQKGTTNPRYFMNIFPDKDVTSYPPKYFKRELTNNTHSEDEKVNIKAIYVVGKTESENNAFSLEKLIDSLIESSFDNNTTTPEAEVEYKPVVNQTDVNIEEQNKTAIKEDTTRRSMKNETTNIISMNLTNENVDKNKYSDDIMSSHNVSEMIATLSKRIDKQNNTSLEMMRRITGDFEFDTLNTTTERPIEGTLLTTSEPSTVEYTSSSTEYETRTTRKIRLRQRIVRRLQHSKNN